The following proteins are encoded in a genomic region of Cercospora beticola chromosome 8, complete sequence:
- a CDS encoding uncharacterized protein (BUSCO:EOG092634B5), with the protein MGIDPLRSVAKEMKFMTGNIRQLLGSGHPMLDTVSKYYTQSEGKYVRPMLVLLMSQATSLFPQRPRSQASLQEAIDTPISSPSVLADANPSSPLTAPSAETAELNSDDSVLPSQRRLAEITELIHTASLLHDDVIDHSDSRRGNPSANIEFGNKMAVLAGDFLLGRASVALARLRDPEVTELLATVIANLVEGEFMQLKNTAADERNPTWNEETITYYLQKTYLKSASLISKSCRAAALLGEHPREVVEAAYQYGKNLGLAFQLVDDMLDYTVSGQELGKPGGADLELGLATAPLLFAWKDNKELGTLVGRKFSEKGDAQKARDIVMQSNGIEQTRALAQDYVDKAAQAIAGFPESEAKVGLLNINDSDGTMIEASTRLRRAILLNDVLLVQRIIRNNPHFLQNPDFADKSNTSLHLAASHGFPEICTLLISLGHDANEISRNSDHDTPLMLAARNGNYEVGTLLAKQFPRCIPFYNKQGMDALALAAQCPGSTSLIPILLQDESFPARADVQDLDGNTPLHHASASGSLKALRILLAAGANPLAKNNHDWTPLAYSQTVAAEVYFKNLIQEMEKRRQDGARASEELFRKKMAAAGGGVRLVSKQEQDEGAMGDGEDEQIIDDALKRHWSPVDRRRPGTPGGGTPVMRHEWGSPPLLGHMRTRSGDGRSRAESG; encoded by the exons ATGGGCATTGACCCATTGAGGAGCGTAGCGAAAGAGATGAAGTTCATGACGGGAAACATCAGACAGTTACTAGGCTCTGGACATCCTATGCTGGATACAGTATCGAAATACTACACCCAATCAGAGGGCAAATATGTGCGCCCAATGCTCGTCCTGCTCATGTCGCAGGCAACATCTCTGTTTCCCCAACGACCGCGATCGCAGGCAAGTTTACAGGAAGCCATCGATACGCCCATCTCGTCTCCCTCCGTTCTAGCCGACGCAAATCCCTCATCGCCCTTGACTGCTCCAAGCGCAGAGACCGCGGAGCTAAACTCCGACGATTCTGTACTACCATCTCAACGAAGGCTGGCTGAGATCACGGAACTTATTCATACAGCCTCGCTGCTTCACGACGATGTCATTGATCACTCCGACTCAAGACGAGGAAACCCGTCAGCGAACATTGAGTTCGGAAACAAGATGGCAGTATTGGCCGGGGATTTCTTGTTGGGAAGGGCATCTGTCGCGTTGGCACGCCTTCGCGATCCCGAAGTGACAGAGTTGTTGGCAACTGTGATCGCGAACCTCGTGGAAGGAGAGTTCATGCAGTTGAAGAACACAGCGGCAGACGAACGAAATCCCACCTGGAACGAAGAAACAATCACATACTACCTCCAGAAGACATATCTGAAATCTGCGAGTTTGATCAGCAAGTCCTGTCGTGCGGCTGCTCTGCTAGGGGAGCATCCTCGCGAAGTGGTTGAAGCGGCGTATCAGTACGGAAAGAACTTGGGTCTAGCATTCCAGCTGGTCGATGATATGCTGGACTACACTGTTAGTGGGCAAGAGCTCGGAAAGCCTGGAGGTGCAGATCTTGAGCTGGGCCTTGCAACGGCGCCGCTGCTGTTCGCGTGGAAGGACAACAAGGAGCTGGGAACGTTGGTTGGACGGAAGTTCTCCGAGAAGGGAGATGCGCAGAAG GCACGAGACATAGTCATGCAAAGCAACGGTATTGAGCAGACTAGAGCACTAGCGCAAGACTACGTCGACAAAGCTGCACAAGCTATAGCCGGGTTCCCGGAAAGCGAGGCCAAGGTTGGGCTGCTCAACAT CAATGACAGCGACGGTACAAT GATCGAAGCCTCCACTCGTCTCCGACGAGCCATTCTCCTCAACGACGTCCTTCTTGTTCAGCGCATCATTCGCAACAACCCGCACTTCCTTCAGAATCCCGATTTCGCCGATAAATCCAATACGTCGCTCCACCTTGCCGCTTCCCATGGCTTCCCGGAGATATGCACTCTTCTGATCTCCCTCGGACACGACGCGAACGAGATCTCCCGAAACAGCGACCATGACACGCCACTGATGCTCGCCGCGAGGAACGGCAATTATGAAGTTGGTACGCTACTCGCGAAGCAATTCCCGCGATGCATTCCGTTCTACAACAAGCAAGGCATGGATGCTCTAGCTTTGGCGGCACAATGTCCTGGCTCTACCAGTCTGATTCCGATCTTACTGCAAGATGAAAGCTTCCCCGCGAGAGCGGATGTGCAGGACTTGGACGGGAACACGCCATTACATCATGCGAGCGCGAGTGGGAGTTTGAAAGCATTGAGAATCCTACTCGCTGCCGGCGCCAACCCGCTGGCCAAGAACAATCACGATTGGACTCCGCTAGCATACTCGCAGACGGTGGCTGCGGAAGTGTACTTCAAGAATCTAATTCAAGAGATGGAAAAGAGACGGCAAGACGGTGCGAGGGCGAGTGAGGAGTTGTttaggaagaagatggctgCTGCGGGTGGAGGCGTACGGCTTGTTTcgaagcaggagcaggatgaAGGCGCCATGGGGGATGGGGAGGACGAGCAGATTATTGATGATGCGCTGAAGAGACACTGGAGTCCGGTCGATAGGAGACGACCTGGAACTCCTGGTGGTGGCACGCCGGTGATGAGACATGAATGGGGCAGTCCGCCGTTGCTGGGACATATGAGAACAAGAAGCGGAGATGGACGTTCGAGGGCTGAGAGCGGCTGA
- a CDS encoding uncharacterized protein (BUSCO:EOG092608WI) — protein sequence MGSRLEQKSNLVRKRIEQHDFTDETGEEYEPSKFGGFSDYFRRKKIKLQNLDADLRAQSKDKPQIFKGVVCHVNGYTQPSLNDLHTMIVQHGGGFIQYLDGKTMVTHIIASNLTPKKKEEFRRYRIVKPAWVVDSIKAGKLLPWDAYRVVDEGVGQKVLGFENGQVVSQANRRTQGYREQTDASWYTSQLRASQHAGPRKPPVLTQTITPDVEDIEDDEYGLPEITSSIEQALQDADKMADRGENRREEQEPIAAPQTPPPTSPTLPPEDDNKVETDPRSPAAIEPEPPPGKQSALRPREGSQEPDYSHSLIRNSEILKNVSPSKLAAMTAEEHNALILSDPKIRKSTVVHPDFLDQYYRESRLHHLSTWKADLKSQLQALASEKSSSQKAKQKRQPAQRKYVMHVDFDSFFAAISLKKYPQYIDKPAAVAHGGGSGSEIASCNYPARKFGVSNGMWMKRAQELCPTLKILPYDFPGYEDASRKFYDAILATGGVVQSVSIDEALIDISVICFAEGGTDGISRAEGAVNREQSVADRIAQKLRDEVLEKTGCAVSVGIGANILQAKVALRKAKPAGQYQLKPEEVLDFIGQLEVQKLPGVAWSIGGKLEEIGIKLVKDIRETSKEKLINTLGPKTGEKIYEYARGIDKAEVGDQVVRKSVSAEVNWGVRFENQDQVDEFMNGLSGELHKRLAKERVKGKQLTMKVMKRAADAPLDPPKHLGHGKCDVFNKSLQLGVATNDHAIIAKETIAMMKSFGISPGELRGIGIQMQKLEAIKPGSESADQGSQRRLQFKAGPSKPVPQIPRTVSRDDPIQDEGHTPPKERIAEANRPSAAFRPVAPGTPSKKPLNILGTQFVLPTQVDPTVLAELPEDIRAKLARQPPAKPSMEKADKRPPEPEYIPKLRLADASDSASSSRAQSPALFIPPQSQLDPSILEALPEDLRAEVLGYYEKPQAGPSRRVGQAVLPQSPRKTRTLPPPPPAKRGRGRPRGAKNLTSRLRSAANDHSTLTQSNFVALPAAAGSADTEEFDPEVLAALPEELRQEILAQQRRERLQRHGGIGTSLHQRPKNARGKKKDVVAARTGPRRFVLPPHAPQPTFTSQKLSTLPELRNTVSAWFKEFSDEPPYPEDVDALITYLRTVVIDERDLDKAVSVVNWMAWVLEDSEGVPEDVMNGWEDALGRTRRGVQEAATTRKLGTIKFD from the coding sequence ATGGGCTCACGGCTGGAGCAAAAGAGCAATTTGGTGCGGAAGCGTATCGAACAGCACGATTTTACCGACGAGACTGGCGAAGAATATGAGCCCTCGAAATTTGGAGGCTTCAGTGACTATTTCCGccgcaagaagatcaagttgCAGAATCTTGATGCAGATCTGCGAGCACAGTCGAAAGACAAGCCCCAGATCTTTAAAGGCGTGGTATGCCATGTCAACGGCTACACTCAGCCTTCTCTCAATGACCTTCATACCATGATTGTCCAACATGGAGGAGGCTTCATCCAATATTTGGACGGCAAGACCATGGTAACGCATATTATCGCGAGCAATCTTacgccaaagaagaaggaagagttCCGACGGTACCGAATTGTGAAGCCTGCCTGGGTCGTCGATAGTATCAAGGCCGGAAAGTTGCTGCCATGGGATGCATATCGAGTAGTGGACGAGGGCGTTGGACAGAAAGTCCTTGGATTCGAAAATGGGCAAGTCGTCAGCCAGGCCAACCGAAGAACCCAAGGTTATCGCGAGCAGACCGACGCGAGCTGGTATACGAGCCAACTTCGAGCGTCGCAGCACGCTGGACCACGGAAGCCGCCTGTACTTACACAGACGATCACTCCTGATGTTGAAGATATCGAAGATGACGAATATGGCTTGCCAGAGATAACTAGCTCCATCGAGCAGGCATTGCAGGACGCTGACAAAATGGCAGACAGGGGTGAAAACAGGAGGGAGGAGCAGGAACCCATTGCCGCCCCGCAGACCCCGCCTCCTACAAGCCCAACACTCCCGCCTGAGGATGACAACAAGGTCGAGACCGATCCGAGAAGTCCTGCCGCGATCGAGCCCGAACCACCGCCTGGAAAGCAGTCAGCCTTGCGACCTCGCGAAGGGTCGCAAGAGCCAGATTACTCTCACTCCTTGATACGCAACTCCGAGATTCTCAAGAATGTCTCGCCTTCTAAACTTGCTGCAATGACTGCGGAAGAACACAATGCGCTGATATTGTCTGACCCAAAGATCAGAAAGTCCACTGTGGTGCATCCCGACTTCTTGGATCAGTATTATCGTGAATCTCGGCTTCACCACCTATCAACCTGGAAAGCAGATCTCAAGTCTCAATTGCAGGCTCTGGCATCCGAGAAGTCATCGTCACAAAAGGccaagcagaagaggcagcCAGCGCAGCGAAAGTATGTCATGCACGTTGATTTCGacagcttcttcgctgcaATCTCACTCAAAAAGTACCCTCAATACATAGACaagcctgctgctgttgcgcatGGCGGTGGCTCAGGCTCCGAAATCGCGAGCTGCAACTATCCGGCCCGGAAGTTTGGCGTCAGCAATGGCATGTGGATGAAGCGTGCGCAAGAGCTTTGCCCTACTTTGAAGATCTTGCCATACGACTTTCCTGGCTACGAAGATGCCAGTCGGAAATTCTACGATGCGATTCTAGCGACTGGTGGCGTTGTACAGAGTGTCAGCATCGACGAGGCGCTCATTGACATTAGTGTCATATGCTTTGCTGAAGGCGGCACAGATGGCATCAGTCGTGCTGAAGGTGCTGTAAACCGGGAACAAAGCGTTGCTGACCGGATCGCGCAAAAGCTTCGAGATGAGGTGCTCGAGAAGACTGGCTGTGCGGTATCGGTTGGTATTGGGGCCAATATACTGCAAGCGAAGGTTGCTTTGCGCAAGGCCAAGCCAGCCGGCCAATACCAACTCAAGCCTGAAGAAGTGCTCGATTTCATCGGCCAGTTGGAAGTTCAAAAATTGCCTGGCGTGGCTTGGAGCATTGGTGGGAAACTGGAAGAGATTGGCATCAAATTGGTCAAAGACATACGCGAGACGTCGAAAGAGAAGCTGATCAATACTCTTGGACCCAAGACTGGCGAGAAGATCTATGAATATGCTCGGGGAATCGACAAAGCAGAAGTCGGTGATCAGGTCGTGCGCAAATCTGTCTCGGCAGAAGTTAATTGGGGCGTACGTTTCGAAAACCAAGACCAAGTCGATGAGTTCATGAACGGTCTATCTGGCGAGCTTCACAAACGCCTAGCAAAGGAGCGCGTCAAGGGCAAGCAGTTGACGATGAAAGTCATGAAGCGTGCTGCAGATGCTCCTCTGGATCCGCCGAAGCATCTTGGACACGGCAAGTGCGATGTTTTCAACAAGAGTTTGCAGCTTGGTGTCGCCACGAATGATCATGCGATCATTGCGAAAGAGACGATTGCCATGATGAAATCTTTTGGCATTTCGCCTGGCGAGCTACGAGGCATAGGAATACAGATGCAAAAGCTCGAAGCAATCAAACCTGGGTCTGAAAGTGCAGATCAAGGCAGCCAACGGCGTCTCCAGTTCAAGGCTGGCCCTTCGAAGCCTGTACCTCAAATTCCGAGAACAGTGTCTAGAGATGATCCGATTCAAGATGAAGGCCACACCCCGCCGAAGGAACGTATCGCTGAGGCAAACAGACCCAGCGCTGCATTTCGACCAGTCGCTCCTGGTACACCATCAAAGAAGCCGCTCAACATTCTGGGCACACAATTCGTGTTGCCGACTCAAGTTGATCCTACTGTTCTGGCCGAGTTGCCTGAGGACATCAGAGCTAAGCTTGCACGACAACCTCCAGCGAAGCCTTCCATGGAGAAGGCAGATAAGAGGCCTCCAGAGCCCGAGTATATACCGAAGCTAAGACTTGCTGATGCGAGCGACTCTGCGTCTTCGTCAAGGGCGCAATCGCCTGCGTTGTTCATTCCTCCACAGTCACAACTGGATCCAAGTATTCTCGAGGCACTACCTGAAGACCTACGAGCTGAAGTTCTAGGTTACTACGAAAAGCCTCAAGCCGGTCCCAGCAGACGTGTTGGCCAAGCTGTGCTGCCACAATCCCCGCGAAAGACACGAACtctgccgccaccaccgccagccAAGCGAGGTCGCGGCCGACCGAGAGGCGCAAAGAATCTCACTTCACGCCTTCGAAGCGCTGCAAACGACCACTCTACACTGACTCAATCAAACTTTGTCGCTCTGCCCGCAGCTGCAGGCAGCGCAGACACTGAAGAATTCGATCCAGAGGTCCTTGCTGCACTGCCTGAAGAATTGCGTCAGGAGATCCTCGCTCAACAAAGGCGAGAGCGGCTTCAGCGGCACGGAGGTATCGGCACTTCATTACATCAACGACCGAAGAACGCTcgaggcaagaagaaagatGTGGTGGCCGCGCGAACAGGTCCGCGACGCTTTGTTCTGCCGCCTCATGCGCCGCAGCCGACTTTCACGAGCCAGAAACTCAGTACGCTACCTGAATTGCGGAACACTGTGAGTGCATGGTTCAAGGAATTCAGCGATGAACCGCCCTATCCCGAGGATGTCGATGCATTGATCACGTATCTCAGAACTGTAGTCATTGACGAAAGAGATTTGGACAAGGCTGTCAGTGTTGTGAACTGGATGGCATGGGTGCTGGAAGATAGTGAAGGCGTGCCTGAAGATGTGATGAATGGCTGGGAGGATGCTCTGGGGAGAACACGAAGAGGTGTGCAAGAGGCTGCCACGACGAGGAAATTGGGAACGATCAAGTTCGACTGA